From Clarias gariepinus isolate MV-2021 ecotype Netherlands chromosome 2, CGAR_prim_01v2, whole genome shotgun sequence, one genomic window encodes:
- the LOC128506331 gene encoding tripartite motif-containing protein 16-like: MASISVSKKQFSCPECKLLLKDPVSIPCGHSFCKVCINGCWDQEDHNGVYSCPQCGDTFTPRPVLHSNKMLAEVVEKLKKIDVRPPLPPPRLGYVECDYCDERKCKAIKSCLTCRTSFCEIHLKPHLERPALQTHSIIKATKILQEKICSQHNKPMEIYCCTDQTCICYLCTMDIHKGHNTVTAAAERAEKQSMLKEVQIKNNQRIQENEKKVQELKHTINTIKLSAQTAVEDSERIFTELISSMEKKRSEVTELIRAQEKTELSRAERLLEQLEQEIADLQRRLTELEQLSYTHDHVHFLQTVDSALQSSPSGSRNISRTSITHIISFDGLKHSLSAMQKRHEEFCEKEFNKISPHADIVPELKNRDEFLQYFCFLTLDPNTAHRSLILSEKNRVLTRGEREQQTSDHTGRFDYWPQVLCKESVCGRCYWEVERSRWGGMDISVSYKGISRKGQGNECRFGHNDQSWSLWSSSASLYFYHNNIKTTFNLPSPSRIGVYVDHSAGTLSFYSVSDTMKLLHRVHTTFTQPLYAGFGLCFPSTIKLCIPK; the protein is encoded by the exons ATGGCCAGTATTTCAGTAAGCAAGAAGCAGTTCAGCTGTCCAGAGTGTAAACTTCTTCTGAAGGATCCAGTGTCTATCccatgtggtcacagtttctgtaaggtgtgtattaatggCTGCTGGGATCAGGAGGATCATAATGGTGTCTACAGCTGTCCTCAGTGCGGAGACACTTTCACTCCAAGGCCTGTTCTACACAGCAACAAGATGCTTGCTGAAGTGGTGGAGAAACTGAAAAAGATTGATGTCCGACCTCCACTTCCACCTCCTCGACTTGGATATGTTGAATGTGATTACTGTGATGAAAGAAAATGCAAAGCTATCAAGTCTTGCCTGACGTGTCGGACTTCTTTTTGTGAAATTCACCTTAAACCACATCTTGAGCGACCTGCTTTGCAAACACACTCGATAATCAAAGCCACAAAAATACTCCAAGAGAAGATCTGCTCCCAACATAACAAGCCGATGGAGATCTACTGCTGTACTGATCAAACCTGCATCTGTTATTTGTGCACAATGGACATACACAAAGGTCACAATACAGTCACAGCTGCAGCGGAAAGAGCTGAGAAACAG AGTATGTTGAAGGAGGTGCAGATAAAAAACAATCAGAGAATCCAGGAGAATGagaagaaggtgcaggagctgaaacacactataaacactataaag ctgagtgcacagacagcagtggaggacagtgagaggatctttactgagctgatcagctccatggagaaaaagcgctcggaggtgacggagctgatcagagctcaggagaagactgaactgagtcgagctgaacgactcctggagcaactggagcaggagattgctgatcttcagaggagactcactgagctggagcagctttcatacacacacgatCATGTCCatttcctccag ACTGTAGATTCCGCACTTCAGTCTTCCCCATCAGGAAGCAGAAACATTTCCAGAACCAGCATCACTCACATTATCTCATTTGATGGACTTAAACATTCTCTCTCAGCTATGCAGAAAAGACACGAGGAATTCTGTGAGAAAGAATTCAACAAAATCTCTCCACATG CTGATATTGTACCTGAGCTCAAGAACCGAGACGAATTTCTACAAT ATTTCTGTTTtctgactctggatcccaacacGGCACATCGTAGCCTCATTCTGTCTGAGAAGAACAGAGTTCTGACACGCGGTGAAAGAGAGCAGCAGACCTCTGATCATACAGGGAGATTTGATTACTGGCCTCAGGTGTTGtgtaaggagagtgtgtgtggacgctgttactgggaggtggagcGGAGCAGATGGGGGGGTATGGACATTTCAGTCTCTTATAAAGGAATCAGCAGGAAAGGACAGGGTAATGAGTGCAGGTTTGGGCATAATGATCAGTCCTGGAGTCTGTGgtcttcttctgcttctctttatttttatcacaACAACATCAAAACTACATTCAACCTTCCATCACCCtccagaataggagtgtatgtggatcacagtgcaggaactctgtccttctacagcgtctctgacacgatgaagctcctccacagagtccacaccacattcactcagcctctgtacGCTGGGTTTGGGCTTTGCTTCCCATCAACTATAAAACTGTGCATTCCAAAATAG
- the LOC128506294 gene encoding tripartite motif-containing protein 16-like isoform X2: MAEANISVDQDQFICAVCLDLLKDPVTIPCGHSFCKVCINGCWNQEDHKGIYSCPQCKATFTTRPVLRSNKMLAEVVEKLRETGIFPPFPPSEFADVECDYCDRIKHEAIKSCLTCRASFCEIHLKPHLERQTFKTHTIINATKNLQEKICTQHNKPMEIYCRTDQTCICFLCTMDRHKGHDLVTAAAERVEKQSKLKEEQIKSQQRIQEKQKKVQELKQAVNTIKTAVKDSEKIYAEMISTIKKQRSEVMELIRAREKAELSKAEQLLKQLEQEIEDLQRSDIELKQLLQTNDDVSFLKVLASRSRPSTGGTTNTQASSIPVNQHLSFDELRKCLSNVKKRLAEFCEGEFNKIRLHVEDEPELTKREEFLKYFCSLTLDLNTAHSNLSLSERKRAVTYSKKVNSYSDHPERFDYWPQVLCKESISERCYWEVEWSKWGGMDFVVSYKDINRKGWGNESGFGRNSKSWSLEFSSHSSSVSLYHNSIETVLGHPITSKIGVYVDHSAGTLSFYNVSDTMKLLHRVHTTFTQPLYAGFGFYKSVLHKTGPTVRLCNQK, translated from the exons ATGGCTGAAGCCAATATTTCAGTCGATCAGGACCAGTTCATCTGTGCTGTGTGTCTGGATCTCCTGAAGGATCCGGTGACTATCCcctgtggtcacagtttctgtaaggtgtgtattaatggCTGCTGGAATCAGGAGGATCATAAAGGCATCTACAGCTGTCCTCAGTGCAAAGCCACTTTTACTACAAGGCCTGTTCTACGCAGCAACAAGATGCTGGCTGAAGTGGTGGAGAAACTAAGGGAGACTGGAATCTTCCCTCCTTTTCCACCTTCTGAATTTGCAGATGTGGAGTGTGACTATTGTGATAGGATAAAGCATGAAGCCATCAAATCCTGTCTGACGTGTCGGGCCTCTTTTTGTGAAATTCATCTTAAACCTCATCTTGAAAGACAAACATTTAAGACACACACAATAATCAATGCCACAAAAAATTTGCAAGAAAAGATCTGCACCCAACACAACAAACCGATGGAGATCTATTGCCGTACTGATCAAACCTGCATCTGTTTTTTGTGCACAATGGACAGACACAAAGGTCATGATCTTGTCACAGCTGCAGCAGAAAGAGTTGAAAAACAG AGTAAGTTAAAGGAGGAACAGATAAAATCCcagcagagaatccaggagaagcagaagaaggtgcaggagctgaaacaggctgtgaacaccataaag ACAGCAGTGAAGGACAGTGAGAAGATCTATGCTGAGATGATCAGCACCATCAAAAAACAGCGCTCAGAGGTGATGGAGCTGATCAGAGCTCGAGAGAAGGCTGAACTGAGTAAAGCTGAACAACTCCTGAagcaactggagcaggagataGAAGATCTTCAGAGAAGTGACATTGAATTGAAGCAGCTTTTACAGACAAATGATGACGTCAGTTTCTTGAAG GTTTTAGCTTCCAGAAGTCGGCCTTCCACAGGAGGCACAACAAACACTCAGGCATCCAGCATCCCTGTTAATCAGCATCTTTCATTTGATGAATTGAGAAAATGTCTCTCTAATGTAAAGAAGAGACTCGCGGAATTCTGTGAGGGGGAATTCAACAAAATCCGTCTACACG TTGAAGATGAACCAGAACTAACAAAGAGGGAAGAGTTTCttaaat atttctgTTCTCTGACTCTGGATCTTAACACGGCACATAGTAACCTCAGTCTGTCTGAGAGGAAAAGAGCggtgacatacagtaaaaaagTGAATTCGTACTCTGATCATCCAGAGCGATTTGATTACTGGCCTCAGGTGCTGTGTAAGGAAAGCATTTCGGAacgctgttactgggaggtggagtggagcAAATGGGGAGGTATGGACTTTGTAGTCTCTTATAAAGACATCAACAGGAAAGGATGGGGTAATGAAAGCGGGTTTGGCCGCAACAGCAAGTCCTGGAGTCTGGAGTTTTCTTCTCATTCTTCTTCTGTCTCATTATATCATAACAGCATTGAGACTGTTCTGGGACATCCAATAACATCCAAaataggagtgtatgtggatcacagtgcaggaactctgtccttctacaacgtctctgacacgatgaagctcctccacagagtccacaccacattcactcagcctctgtacGCTGGGTTTGGGTTCTACAAATCTGTTTTGCATAAAACTGGACCAACTGTGAGGTTGTGCAATCAAAAATAA
- the LOC128506294 gene encoding tripartite motif-containing protein 16-like isoform X1: MAEANISVDQDQFICAVCLDLLKDPVTIPCGHSFCKVCINGCWNQEDHKGIYSCPQCKATFTTRPVLRSNKMLAEVVEKLRETGIFPPFPPSEFADVECDYCDRIKHEAIKSCLTCRASFCEIHLKPHLERQTFKTHTIINATKNLQEKICTQHNKPMEIYCRTDQTCICFLCTMDRHKGHDLVTAAAERVEKQSKLKEEQIKSQQRIQEKQKKVQELKQAVNTIKIIFQTAVKDSEKIYAEMISTIKKQRSEVMELIRAREKAELSKAEQLLKQLEQEIEDLQRSDIELKQLLQTNDDVSFLKVLASRSRPSTGGTTNTQASSIPVNQHLSFDELRKCLSNVKKRLAEFCEGEFNKIRLHVEDEPELTKREEFLKYFCSLTLDLNTAHSNLSLSERKRAVTYSKKVNSYSDHPERFDYWPQVLCKESISERCYWEVEWSKWGGMDFVVSYKDINRKGWGNESGFGRNSKSWSLEFSSHSSSVSLYHNSIETVLGHPITSKIGVYVDHSAGTLSFYNVSDTMKLLHRVHTTFTQPLYAGFGFYKSVLHKTGPTVRLCNQK, encoded by the exons ATGGCTGAAGCCAATATTTCAGTCGATCAGGACCAGTTCATCTGTGCTGTGTGTCTGGATCTCCTGAAGGATCCGGTGACTATCCcctgtggtcacagtttctgtaaggtgtgtattaatggCTGCTGGAATCAGGAGGATCATAAAGGCATCTACAGCTGTCCTCAGTGCAAAGCCACTTTTACTACAAGGCCTGTTCTACGCAGCAACAAGATGCTGGCTGAAGTGGTGGAGAAACTAAGGGAGACTGGAATCTTCCCTCCTTTTCCACCTTCTGAATTTGCAGATGTGGAGTGTGACTATTGTGATAGGATAAAGCATGAAGCCATCAAATCCTGTCTGACGTGTCGGGCCTCTTTTTGTGAAATTCATCTTAAACCTCATCTTGAAAGACAAACATTTAAGACACACACAATAATCAATGCCACAAAAAATTTGCAAGAAAAGATCTGCACCCAACACAACAAACCGATGGAGATCTATTGCCGTACTGATCAAACCTGCATCTGTTTTTTGTGCACAATGGACAGACACAAAGGTCATGATCTTGTCACAGCTGCAGCAGAAAGAGTTGAAAAACAG AGTAAGTTAAAGGAGGAACAGATAAAATCCcagcagagaatccaggagaagcagaagaaggtgcaggagctgaaacaggctgtgaacaccataaag ATTATATTCCAGACAGCAGTGAAGGACAGTGAGAAGATCTATGCTGAGATGATCAGCACCATCAAAAAACAGCGCTCAGAGGTGATGGAGCTGATCAGAGCTCGAGAGAAGGCTGAACTGAGTAAAGCTGAACAACTCCTGAagcaactggagcaggagataGAAGATCTTCAGAGAAGTGACATTGAATTGAAGCAGCTTTTACAGACAAATGATGACGTCAGTTTCTTGAAG GTTTTAGCTTCCAGAAGTCGGCCTTCCACAGGAGGCACAACAAACACTCAGGCATCCAGCATCCCTGTTAATCAGCATCTTTCATTTGATGAATTGAGAAAATGTCTCTCTAATGTAAAGAAGAGACTCGCGGAATTCTGTGAGGGGGAATTCAACAAAATCCGTCTACACG TTGAAGATGAACCAGAACTAACAAAGAGGGAAGAGTTTCttaaat atttctgTTCTCTGACTCTGGATCTTAACACGGCACATAGTAACCTCAGTCTGTCTGAGAGGAAAAGAGCggtgacatacagtaaaaaagTGAATTCGTACTCTGATCATCCAGAGCGATTTGATTACTGGCCTCAGGTGCTGTGTAAGGAAAGCATTTCGGAacgctgttactgggaggtggagtggagcAAATGGGGAGGTATGGACTTTGTAGTCTCTTATAAAGACATCAACAGGAAAGGATGGGGTAATGAAAGCGGGTTTGGCCGCAACAGCAAGTCCTGGAGTCTGGAGTTTTCTTCTCATTCTTCTTCTGTCTCATTATATCATAACAGCATTGAGACTGTTCTGGGACATCCAATAACATCCAAaataggagtgtatgtggatcacagtgcaggaactctgtccttctacaacgtctctgacacgatgaagctcctccacagagtccacaccacattcactcagcctctgtacGCTGGGTTTGGGTTCTACAAATCTGTTTTGCATAAAACTGGACCAACTGTGAGGTTGTGCAATCAAAAATAA